The nucleotide window AGTTCCTGACGCTCCGGATTCCGAGCGAGCAGACCGGATCGGTCGCGCGCTGCTACTCGCTCGCATCGTCGCCGTTCACCGACCCGCAGCCGAAGGTGACCGTGAAGCGCACGGCCGACGGGTACGGATCGAATTGGGTGTGCGACCACCTCTCCCCCGGCACCCAGGTCGAGGTGCTGCCACCGTCCGGGGTGTTCACCCCCAGGTCCTACGACGATCCGCTCCTGCTCATCGCTGCCGGCAGCGGCGTGACACCGGTGATGTCGATCCTCAAGGCCGCCCTCGCGAAGGGTGATGCGCCGATCGTCTTCTTCTATGCCAATCGCGATGTCGCCGACGTCATCTTCGCCGCCGAGCTCCGCGAACTCCTCACCGCCCACCCCGGCCGGCTCACCGTCATCCACTGGCTCGAGTCACTGCAGGGCCTGCCGAGTGCCGCCGCGCTGTCGACGGCCTTCGCCCCGTACGCGGCCTCGCACGTCGCCTACATGTGCGGGCCGGGGCCCTTCATGGATGCCGTGCACAAGGGCCTCGCCGACGCTGATTTCCCGCATCACAACGTGCACACCGAGGTCTACAACTCGCTGTCCGGCGATCCGTTCGCCGACGTCGAACTCGACGAGGTCACCGACGAGGAGCAGGCGGCGGCCGCCACCGTCGAGGTGGAACTCGACGGTGAGACCCACACCCTGACCTGGCCGCGGTCACGCACTCTCATCGACATCATGCTGGCCGCCGGACTCGATGCGCCGTATTCCTGCCAGGAGGGCGAATGCGGTTCCTGTGCTTGCACTCTCACCGAGGGCAGCGTCGACATGGACAACGCGGGCGCGCTCGACCCCGAGGACATCGAGGACGGCTACATCCTCGGCTGTCAGGCGCATCCCACATCGGACACGCTGAAGATCGAATTCTGACAGAGTGGGTTGAGTTCGTGCAGTCGCAGGTCTACCGAAGGAGTACGACGACGTGAACACCCTCCGCGGTTCCCGGCTCGACCCCGTCCAGCTCGCACGCGGCCTCGCCGCCATGCTCATCAGCATCGGCGTGCTGCACTTCGTCGCGCCCAAGCCGTTCGACGAGATCATCCCCGAGGAGATCCCGGGCGATCCCCGGACACTGACCTACGCCTCCGGTGTCGCCGAGATCGGGCTGGGCGCAGCACTTCTCGCGCCGAAGACCCGGCGCGCCGCGGGCGCGGCGTCGGTGTTGCTGTTCCTGGCCGTGTACCCCGCGAACATCAACATGGTCCGCCTCTGGTGGGACAAGCCGCTGCCCTACAAGATCGTGGCCCTCGCCCGGTTGCCCTTCCAGCTGCCGATGATCTGGGCTGCCGCGAAGGTCGCACGCGAGGGCTGACCCTTCGAGGCTCGTCGCTCCTCAGTATCTGCGGCCCGGCGGCCGTCGTGGACTACGAAAGATCACTCGTGAGCGTCCGAATTTCTTGCTCCCTGAGGTGCGAGCGAAGCGAGCCACGAAGGGCATCGCAAGGCAACTCACCAGGCCCTTCGTGGCTCGTCGACCTCGACGCGCTCCTTCGTCGCTTGCTCGGCCCGGCGGCTATCGCTCCTCGCACCTCAGGGACCAGTGGGCATGTGACTCTTTCGGATTAGGGAGCGGAGGGCGAGGCATCGCACCCCAGGGAGCGGAAGGCTCCACGGCGCCAACGGATTCGAGCACGGAGCCGGTCAACGGAGGCCGCGATAGTGCGTGCGTACTTCCGGAGTCCGGTGCTCGAGTGCGTACGTCAGAGCGGTACGGCCCATCCGAGCCGCATTGTCGTCCAGGTAGCCGAGCAGCACGGTCTCATCGACCCGCTTGCCGACCTCGCGCAGCATCCAGCCGAACGCCTTCTGGATCAGATCGCGACGGTCGTCGCGGACGAACGGTGCCACGGCGAGCAGTGCCGTCGCATCCCCGTGCTTGATGAACGCGAAGGTCGCGATGATCCCGACACGTCGTCGCCAGAGGTCGGGGTCCCGCGCGTGCTGCG belongs to Gordonia sp. KTR9 and includes:
- a CDS encoding ferredoxin--NADP reductase is translated as MSDLTPHGSRSVILTVSEVIDETAEAKSIAFEVPEASAKAFTDYKPGQFLTLRIPSEQTGSVARCYSLASSPFTDPQPKVTVKRTADGYGSNWVCDHLSPGTQVEVLPPSGVFTPRSYDDPLLLIAAGSGVTPVMSILKAALAKGDAPIVFFYANRDVADVIFAAELRELLTAHPGRLTVIHWLESLQGLPSAAALSTAFAPYAASHVAYMCGPGPFMDAVHKGLADADFPHHNVHTEVYNSLSGDPFADVELDEVTDEEQAAAATVEVELDGETHTLTWPRSRTLIDIMLAAGLDAPYSCQEGECGSCACTLTEGSVDMDNAGALDPEDIEDGYILGCQAHPTSDTLKIEF
- a CDS encoding DoxX family protein; the protein is MLISIGVLHFVAPKPFDEIIPEEIPGDPRTLTYASGVAEIGLGAALLAPKTRRAAGAASVLLFLAVYPANINMVRLWWDKPLPYKIVALARLPFQLPMIWAAAKVAREG